The following coding sequences are from one Limnobacter sp. SAORIC-580 window:
- a CDS encoding TatD family hydrolase, whose product MWTDTHLHLDASEYDSDRLAVVQRARELHVTRFVLPAVGAFNFDEVKSLAHSIPGAVYCLGIHPMFVDKAKEEDLLTLKQKIQASIDDSKFAGLGEIGLDGFVPGLNWDKQVQFFHAQLKLARDFDVPVVMHVRKAQDPVLKGLRIYKPRSGIAHAFNGSFQQADHFLNLNMCLGFGGASTFTRALQLRRLAAKLPEDAMVLETDGPDIAPEWINKQRNAPEHLPRIAETIAELRQSSVEVLSRQTQLNAQRVLPALALHG is encoded by the coding sequence ATGTGGACCGACACGCACCTTCATCTTGATGCTTCTGAATACGACAGCGATCGCCTCGCGGTGGTTCAACGTGCGCGTGAATTGCATGTTACCCGGTTTGTATTGCCCGCCGTGGGCGCTTTCAATTTTGATGAGGTAAAAAGCCTGGCTCACAGCATCCCGGGTGCAGTGTATTGCCTAGGTATACACCCCATGTTTGTCGACAAAGCCAAAGAAGAAGACCTGCTGACTTTAAAGCAAAAAATTCAGGCCTCGATCGACGACTCAAAATTCGCGGGTTTGGGAGAGATAGGACTCGATGGCTTTGTGCCTGGCTTGAACTGGGACAAACAGGTTCAATTTTTTCATGCACAGCTCAAATTGGCCCGTGATTTCGATGTGCCGGTAGTGATGCATGTTCGCAAAGCGCAAGACCCCGTTTTAAAAGGCCTTCGAATTTACAAACCACGCAGCGGCATTGCCCACGCATTCAACGGCAGCTTTCAGCAAGCGGATCATTTTCTGAACTTGAACATGTGTCTTGGATTTGGCGGTGCCAGTACCTTTACTCGGGCACTACAGTTGCGTAGATTGGCCGCCAAACTGCCAGAAGACGCCATGGTACTTGAAACTGATGGGCCAGACATTGCGCCGGAGTGGATCAACAAACAACGCAATGCGCCCGAACATTTGCCAAGAATTGCAGAAACAATCGCTGAACTGCGTCAGTCAAGCGTGGAAGTACTCTCCAGGCAAACACAATTGAACGCGCAGCGGGTTTTGCCCGCCCTGGCCCTTCATGGCTAA
- a CDS encoding DUF2062 domain-containing protein codes for MFRRKIRKYLPTVDHFERLPWARPFKRFLGHPNIWALNRKSIAGGVAAGLFCGLIPGPFQIFGSLIWVLVAKVNLPVAFAVTLYTNPLTIVPLYLIAVAYGQFLLGEIGEANMQPLPQWNWSAWGDSTHAMVDWMLSMGPSLAVGLPALMVTLSILGYFSVRLAWNIGVRIAVVRRRRRNLSAIR; via the coding sequence ATGTTTCGTCGGAAAATTCGCAAGTACCTTCCCACTGTCGACCACTTCGAGCGTTTGCCTTGGGCTCGGCCGTTCAAGCGCTTCCTCGGGCATCCCAATATTTGGGCGTTGAATCGAAAAAGCATTGCGGGCGGGGTGGCTGCGGGTTTGTTCTGTGGGCTAATTCCCGGACCCTTTCAAATTTTTGGCTCTCTCATTTGGGTGTTGGTTGCCAAAGTCAATTTGCCGGTGGCCTTTGCGGTTACCTTGTACACCAACCCGCTCACCATTGTGCCGCTGTATTTGATCGCTGTTGCTTACGGACAGTTTTTATTAGGGGAAATTGGCGAGGCCAATATGCAGCCCTTGCCGCAATGGAACTGGTCAGCGTGGGGTGATTCCACCCACGCGATGGTGGACTGGATGTTGTCTATGGGCCCTTCGCTGGCGGTTGGTTTGCCCGCACTGATGGTGACTTTGTCGATACTCGGATATTTCAGTGTGCGTTTGGCCTGGAACATTGGTGTTCGAATTGCTGTGGTTCGCAGGCGCAGGCGGAATCTCTCCGCCATTCGCTAA
- a CDS encoding ABC transporter ATP-binding protein codes for MSNVVLETKNLSKAFKGITANDQATQVIKNLNFQVQAGETVAIVGASGAGKSTLLHVLGGLEKADSGSVLWAGQAIEPWSVRKLGMERNKTLGFIYQFHHLLPEFHALDNVAMALRIGGENKQVAREKSAVLLKQFGLEHRLNHRPAELSGGERQRVAIARAMVTNPKAILADEPTGNLDQDTADQVFESLIHSKAANKSALIIVTHSMELARKCSKVLRLEKGELKAE; via the coding sequence ATGAGTAATGTTGTTCTGGAAACCAAAAACCTCAGCAAGGCATTCAAGGGGATCACTGCGAATGACCAAGCCACGCAGGTCATCAAAAACCTGAACTTTCAAGTGCAGGCTGGCGAAACCGTCGCGATTGTGGGTGCCTCTGGTGCGGGTAAAAGTACCTTGCTGCATGTGCTGGGTGGTCTTGAAAAAGCCGACAGCGGTTCAGTGCTTTGGGCGGGCCAGGCCATCGAGCCATGGTCTGTTCGCAAACTGGGCATGGAACGCAACAAAACCCTGGGCTTCATTTACCAGTTTCACCATTTGCTGCCCGAATTCCATGCGCTGGACAATGTGGCCATGGCCCTTCGCATTGGCGGTGAGAACAAACAGGTGGCCCGTGAAAAAAGTGCGGTGCTGCTGAAACAATTTGGCTTGGAGCACAGGCTGAACCATCGCCCCGCGGAATTGTCCGGTGGTGAACGCCAACGCGTGGCGATTGCCCGCGCCATGGTGACCAATCCGAAAGCCATTTTGGCCGACGAACCCACGGGTAATCTGGACCAGGACACCGCCGACCAAGTGTTTGAAAGCCTGATTCACAGCAAGGCGGCCAACAAATCAGCCTTGATTATCGTGACGCATTCCATGGAACTGGCCCGCAAATGCAGCAAGGTGTTGCGTCTTGAGAAAGGTGAACTGAAAGCGGAATGA
- a CDS encoding lipoprotein-releasing ABC transporter permease subunit, with the protein MSLPFDVEIALRYVRGGGHRSRDKFISFISGLSMAGIGLGVAALIVVLSVMNGFQKEVRDRMLSVIAHIEVLAPQEGFDNPEALVGAIKAANPKVIGAAPYVAGESMLAHGDLLRPAIVRGIDPAQEREVSDFKEVISGSLSNLQAGEFRVVLGIELAKQIGVSVGDRITLIAPSGQMTPAGMIPRLKAFEITALVSTGHYEYDSGLVLMNLDDAARFYRSLGPTGIRVKLNDMDAAPFVARDIERQLPPTVWVRDWSVQNRTWFAAVQTEKRMMFIILTLIIAVAAFNLVSMLVMTVKDKRGEIAILRTLGASPFAIQRIFMLQGALVGWIGTFLGVTAGWLLAINLGTIVPAIERALSVEFLPKSIYFISQLPSDPRASDVVTIVTVALVLSVLSTIYPSWRASRAEPAEALRYE; encoded by the coding sequence ATTAGTTTACCCTTTGATGTTGAAATTGCACTGCGCTATGTGCGCGGTGGTGGCCATAGAAGCCGTGACAAATTCATTTCCTTTATTTCCGGATTGTCCATGGCTGGCATTGGGCTTGGTGTCGCAGCGCTGATCGTGGTGTTGTCCGTCATGAACGGCTTTCAAAAAGAGGTGCGCGATCGCATGCTGTCGGTGATTGCACACATCGAGGTACTGGCGCCCCAAGAGGGCTTTGACAACCCCGAGGCCTTGGTCGGTGCAATCAAGGCGGCCAACCCCAAAGTGATTGGTGCTGCGCCCTATGTCGCTGGCGAAAGCATGCTGGCGCACGGCGATCTTCTGCGCCCTGCCATTGTTCGTGGCATCGACCCTGCCCAGGAACGCGAAGTATCTGATTTCAAAGAAGTCATTTCCGGAAGCCTGAGCAACTTGCAAGCAGGCGAATTCCGCGTGGTGCTGGGGATCGAGTTGGCCAAACAAATTGGAGTCAGCGTGGGTGACCGCATCACGCTGATTGCTCCTTCCGGCCAAATGACGCCCGCCGGCATGATTCCGCGCCTGAAAGCATTCGAAATTACCGCATTGGTGAGCACCGGCCACTATGAGTACGACAGCGGCCTGGTGTTGATGAACCTCGACGACGCTGCCCGCTTTTACCGCAGCCTTGGACCAACCGGTATTCGCGTGAAGTTGAACGACATGGATGCAGCGCCGTTTGTCGCCCGCGACATTGAACGCCAATTGCCACCCACGGTGTGGGTTCGCGATTGGTCGGTGCAAAACCGCACCTGGTTTGCCGCGGTACAAACCGAAAAACGCATGATGTTCATTATCTTGACCCTGATTATTGCGGTAGCCGCATTTAACCTTGTGTCAATGCTGGTCATGACCGTGAAAGACAAGCGCGGGGAAATCGCCATTCTGCGTACCTTGGGCGCCAGTCCGTTTGCCATTCAGCGAATTTTCATGTTGCAAGGTGCACTGGTCGGCTGGATCGGTACTTTCTTGGGTGTAACAGCAGGTTGGTTGCTTGCCATTAATTTGGGCACAATTGTGCCCGCCATTGAACGGGCGCTCAGCGTTGAGTTTTTGCCAAAATCAATTTACTTCATCAGCCAGTTGCCTTCCGACCCTCGCGCAAGCGATGTGGTCACCATCGTAACCGTGGCCTTGGTACTCAGCGTGCTCAGCACCATTTACCCAAGCTGGCGTGCATCGCGTGCCGAACCTGCGGAGGCCCTGCGTTATGAGTAA
- the recJ gene encoding single-stranded-DNA-specific exonuclease RecJ — MNTNIVQHRVRTPRPQVEAVLRSQGMHPLMARLMAARGVDSQAEAETRLADLIPPAQLKGIEQAAEILADALEAGARIVVVGDYDCDGATATAVGVRGLRMLLQSLGADEEAAKYHIDFLVPNRFEYGYGLSPEIVQLAAQQFEPDLLVTVDNGIASVEGVNEANELGIGVIVTDHHLPGDQLPQALAIVNPNQSGCEFPSKSIAGVGVMFYVLLATRAVLRERGVFDAATQPRIDSLLDLVALGTVADVVKLDANNRRLVAHGLQRIRAGRAQPGMLALFHEAGRDPRKATAADMGFALGPRLNAAGRLADMAIGIRTLLADDAGEAGALAAQLGKMNEERKRIEADMKRDALEDIEKFISQDEPAAGIVVAHSTWHQGVIGILASRIKERLYRPTIALAPGDDGFWKGSGRSVQGVHLRDVLDLVCKRLPEGSMPKFGGHAMAAGLTIAEGAIEQFKIEFAKAILDLSDPSALTQVVETDGSIPADYIAASAADLLETQVWGQGFPAPLFCDEFEVVEHRLLKNAHSKFTLRRDGKTFVALRWRAVEALPAKVKLAYRFERDTFTGGDAVQIIVEHVL; from the coding sequence ATGAATACCAATATAGTTCAGCACCGGGTTAGAACCCCTCGCCCTCAAGTTGAAGCAGTACTTCGCAGCCAGGGCATGCACCCCTTGATGGCACGCCTCATGGCAGCGCGGGGCGTGGATTCTCAGGCCGAAGCTGAAACCCGGCTGGCCGATTTGATTCCACCGGCTCAGCTCAAGGGCATTGAGCAGGCCGCAGAAATTCTGGCAGACGCGCTGGAAGCTGGAGCCCGCATTGTGGTGGTGGGTGATTACGATTGCGATGGCGCCACAGCCACGGCGGTGGGTGTTCGTGGTTTGCGCATGTTGCTGCAAAGCCTGGGTGCTGACGAAGAAGCCGCCAAGTACCACATCGATTTTTTGGTGCCCAACCGGTTTGAATACGGTTACGGCCTGAGTCCTGAAATTGTTCAACTTGCTGCTCAGCAGTTTGAGCCCGATTTGCTGGTGACCGTGGACAACGGCATTGCCAGTGTGGAAGGCGTGAACGAAGCCAATGAACTGGGCATTGGTGTCATTGTGACCGATCACCATTTGCCCGGCGACCAGTTGCCCCAAGCACTGGCCATTGTGAACCCCAACCAGTCTGGTTGTGAATTTCCGAGCAAGTCGATTGCCGGGGTGGGGGTGATGTTTTATGTGTTGTTGGCCACCCGTGCAGTGTTGCGTGAGCGTGGCGTTTTTGATGCGGCCACTCAGCCCCGTATCGATTCTCTGCTTGATTTGGTGGCTTTGGGCACTGTGGCTGATGTGGTGAAACTGGACGCCAACAACCGCCGTTTGGTGGCGCATGGTTTGCAGCGCATCCGTGCAGGCCGTGCCCAGCCTGGCATGTTGGCCTTGTTTCACGAGGCTGGCCGTGACCCCCGCAAGGCCACAGCCGCTGACATGGGCTTTGCCCTGGGCCCGCGCTTAAATGCAGCTGGCCGTTTGGCCGACATGGCCATTGGTATCCGTACCCTGTTGGCCGACGACGCAGGCGAGGCCGGCGCTTTGGCTGCCCAGCTTGGGAAAATGAACGAAGAACGCAAGCGCATTGAAGCCGACATGAAACGCGATGCCTTGGAAGACATCGAAAAATTCATTAGTCAGGACGAACCTGCAGCCGGCATTGTGGTGGCGCACAGCACCTGGCACCAGGGGGTAATCGGTATTTTGGCCTCACGAATCAAAGAGCGCCTATACCGCCCCACCATTGCACTGGCCCCGGGCGATGACGGTTTCTGGAAGGGCAGTGGTCGCTCCGTGCAGGGTGTTCATTTGCGCGACGTACTGGATTTGGTGTGCAAGCGACTGCCTGAAGGCAGCATGCCCAAGTTTGGTGGCCACGCCATGGCGGCGGGTTTAACCATTGCGGAAGGCGCGATTGAACAGTTCAAAATTGAATTTGCCAAAGCGATTCTGGATTTGAGCGATCCCAGCGCGCTGACGCAGGTGGTAGAAACCGATGGTTCAATTCCCGCCGACTACATTGCCGCCAGTGCTGCTGATCTGTTGGAAACACAGGTGTGGGGGCAAGGCTTCCCGGCGCCCTTGTTTTGTGATGAATTTGAGGTGGTCGAGCACCGTTTGCTGAAAAATGCCCACAGCAAGTTTACTTTGCGCCGCGACGGCAAAACCTTTGTGGCTTTGCGCTGGCGCGCCGTGGAAGCCCTGCCAGCCAAGGTAAAACTGGCTTACCGGTTCGAGCGGGACACGTTCACGGGTGGCGATGCCGTGCAAATCATTGTGGAGCATGTGTTGTAG
- the prfB gene encoding peptide chain release factor 2 (programmed frameshift), which produces MEAERLNAIINALTDLADRAGQLRRYLDVDRKAERLTVVDAELEDPNVWNDPKHAQELGKEKKMLDGVVVTMNTVQANISDAQELVEMAQAESDFDTLEAIESDVAEYEKIIADLEFRRMFSNPADPANCFIDITAGAGGTEAQDWASILLRQYLRYCERKGFKVEVMEQSDGDVAGIKSATVKVEGEYAFGYLRTETGVHRLVRKSPFDSSGGRHTSFASLFVYPEVDDSFEIEINPADVRTDTYRASGAGGQHINKTDSAVRLTHIPTGIVVQCQNDRSQHRNRDEAWGMLKAKLYEFEMRKRMAEQQALEDTKTDVGWGHQIRSYVLDNSRIKDLRTGVEISNTQRVLDGDLDPFIEASLKQGI; this is translated from the exons ATGGAAGCCGAACGCCTGAATGCCATCATCAACGCCCTGACTGACCTTGCCGACCGCGCTGGCCAGTTGCGGAGGTATCTT GACGTCGACCGCAAGGCCGAACGACTCACGGTAGTTGACGCCGAACTGGAAGATCCCAACGTTTGGAACGACCCCAAACATGCGCAGGAACTGGGCAAAGAAAAAAAGATGCTCGATGGCGTGGTAGTCACCATGAACACTGTGCAAGCCAACATTAGCGACGCGCAAGAACTTGTTGAAATGGCGCAAGCCGAAAGCGACTTCGACACGCTTGAAGCAATTGAAAGCGATGTGGCCGAATATGAAAAGATCATTGCCGATCTGGAATTCCGCCGCATGTTCAGCAACCCGGCCGACCCGGCCAATTGCTTTATCGACATCACCGCAGGTGCAGGAGGCACGGAAGCCCAAGACTGGGCCAGCATTTTGTTGCGCCAGTACCTACGCTACTGCGAACGCAAAGGCTTCAAAGTCGAGGTGATGGAGCAATCGGACGGCGATGTGGCGGGTATCAAATCGGCCACAGTCAAAGTGGAGGGTGAATATGCTTTCGGCTATTTGCGCACCGAAACGGGTGTGCACCGCTTGGTTCGCAAATCACCTTTCGATTCCTCCGGTGGCCGCCACACCTCTTTCGCATCGCTGTTTGTGTACCCGGAAGTGGATGATTCTTTTGAAATCGAAATCAACCCGGCCGATGTTCGCACCGACACCTACCGCGCCAGTGGTGCAGGTGGCCAGCATATTAACAAAACCGATTCTGCGGTTCGCTTAACCCACATTCCAACCGGTATTGTGGTGCAGTGCCAGAACGACCGTTCCCAGCACCGCAACCGCGATGAAGCCTGGGGCATGTTGAAAGCCAAGCTGTACGAGTTTGAAATGCGCAAGCGCATGGCCGAGCAACAGGCCTTGGAAGACACCAAAACCGATGTGGGCTGGGGCCATCAAATTCGCAGCTATGTGCTGGACAACAGCCGCATCAAAGACCTGCGAACAGGTGTGGAAATTTCCAACACCCAGCGCGTACTCGATGGCGACCTCGACCCATTCATTGAAGCCAGCTTGAAGCAAGGTATCTAA
- the lysS gene encoding lysine--tRNA ligase: MNDKIQAAGDEQPVDENQIIAERRGKLAKLREKGQPFPNGFKPEHRAADLHAKYGLLDKETLDPQGIEVSVSGRMMLKRVMGKASFATVQDGTGRIQFYINNEGVGEDVHGEFKHWDLGDIIAAKGKLFKTNKGELSVHCTEIHLLAKSLRPLPDKFHGLADQEIKYRQRYVDLIVSEQTRDTFVARSRAMSSVRNFMANHGFLEVETPMLHPIPGGASAKPFITHHNALDMEMYLRIAPELYLKRLIVGGFERVFEINRNFRNEGVSPRHNPEFTMMEFYAAYWNYRDLMDFTEQVIQHAATTATGSAKLTYQGRELDLSKPFARLTIVEAIQKYFPEYGTEDLQNIDCLKKALAKKGVHVDKEPALKNAGIGALQLALFEETSESLLWEPTFIVDYPVEVSPLARASDANSQITERFELFITGREIANGFSELNDPEDQADRFKKQVEAKEAGDDEAMFFDADFIRALEYGMPPTGGCGIGIDRLMMLITDSPNIRDVILFPHLRRED, translated from the coding sequence ATGAACGACAAAATACAAGCCGCTGGTGACGAACAGCCAGTTGACGAGAATCAGATTATTGCCGAGCGCCGTGGCAAGCTGGCCAAATTGCGTGAGAAAGGCCAGCCTTTCCCCAACGGCTTCAAACCTGAGCACCGCGCTGCCGATTTGCATGCCAAATATGGCTTGCTGGACAAAGAAACCCTCGATCCGCAGGGCATTGAAGTGTCTGTTTCTGGTCGCATGATGTTAAAGCGCGTGATGGGCAAGGCCAGTTTTGCAACCGTGCAAGATGGCACCGGCCGCATTCAGTTTTACATCAACAATGAAGGCGTTGGCGAAGACGTTCACGGTGAATTCAAGCACTGGGATTTGGGCGATATTATTGCGGCCAAAGGCAAGCTGTTTAAAACCAACAAGGGCGAGTTGAGCGTGCACTGCACGGAAATTCACTTGCTGGCGAAAAGCCTGCGCCCGCTGCCCGACAAGTTTCATGGCTTGGCCGATCAGGAAATCAAGTACCGCCAGCGTTACGTGGACTTGATCGTTTCCGAGCAAACACGTGACACCTTTGTTGCGCGTTCACGGGCCATGTCGTCTGTTCGCAATTTCATGGCAAACCACGGCTTTCTTGAAGTGGAAACGCCCATGTTGCACCCCATTCCTGGCGGTGCATCGGCGAAGCCTTTCATTACCCACCACAATGCACTGGACATGGAAATGTACTTGCGCATTGCGCCCGAACTGTATTTGAAGCGCCTGATTGTGGGCGGTTTCGAGCGTGTGTTCGAGATCAATCGCAATTTCCGCAACGAGGGTGTCAGCCCACGCCACAACCCGGAATTCACGATGATGGAATTCTATGCGGCGTACTGGAACTACCGCGACTTGATGGACTTCACCGAGCAGGTGATTCAACACGCTGCCACCACTGCGACCGGCAGTGCGAAGTTGACTTACCAAGGCCGCGAACTGGATTTGTCCAAGCCTTTTGCACGCCTGACAATTGTTGAAGCCATTCAAAAATACTTCCCGGAATATGGCACGGAAGACTTGCAAAACATCGACTGTCTGAAAAAGGCCTTGGCCAAGAAAGGTGTGCATGTGGACAAAGAGCCTGCGCTGAAAAACGCGGGCATCGGTGCATTGCAGTTGGCCCTGTTCGAAGAAACCTCGGAAAGCCTGTTGTGGGAACCCACTTTCATCGTGGACTACCCGGTTGAAGTGTCACCCTTGGCGCGCGCATCCGATGCGAATTCACAAATCACTGAACGATTTGAATTGTTCATCACTGGCCGTGAAATTGCCAATGGTTTTTCTGAGTTGAACGATCCGGAAGACCAAGCCGACCGGTTCAAAAAGCAGGTTGAGGCCAAAGAAGCGGGCGATGATGAGGCCATGTTCTTTGATGCCGACTTTATTCGTGCGCTTGAATATGGCATGCCACCCACCGGCGGTTGCGGCATTGGTATCGACCGTCTGATGATGCTGATCACCGATAGCCCCAACATTCGCGATGTGATTTTGTTTCCCCATTTAAGGCGCGAAGACTAA
- a CDS encoding M23 family metallopeptidase, with protein sequence MSNIESTLFCSPTGSNTVRGTDSFGQGRFAASRGARLHSGVDFNVKAGDDVYSPIFGKIVRVAIPYKSDERFRGVVIEGIGRYVGYSVKLFYLDPLKEIVGRTVKQGELIGTAQDLTIKYPGITNHIHFEITFKGIQIDPSRFLEKEELCKV encoded by the coding sequence ATGTCCAACATTGAAAGTACCTTGTTTTGTTCACCGACCGGGTCAAATACAGTGCGAGGGACTGATTCTTTCGGGCAAGGGCGATTTGCCGCCTCACGCGGAGCGAGGCTCCACAGTGGAGTAGATTTTAATGTTAAGGCTGGTGACGACGTTTATTCTCCAATATTTGGAAAAATTGTTCGCGTAGCTATTCCTTATAAGTCCGATGAGAGATTTAGGGGTGTGGTGATCGAAGGTATCGGACGATACGTAGGCTATTCGGTCAAACTCTTTTATCTCGATCCGCTTAAAGAAATTGTGGGAAGAACTGTGAAGCAGGGCGAATTGATTGGAACGGCTCAAGATTTGACAATCAAGTATCCCGGTATCACAAACCATATTCACTTTGAGATCACCTTCAAAGGAATCCAGATTGATCCCTCGCGCTTTTTGGAGAAAGAAGAATTATGCAAAGTTTGA
- a CDS encoding transglutaminase family protein — MPFSERRKVTHVTDYDYQQPAECSQQICILQPQEGEGMEAGPLRKGQRLISHTLKIRPNPSTVQSNTDAFGNVVHHFEMNYPHDHLEVHSESEVEVSSFLHTGPIDDLISPSWNELVDQLRYQAGQAISDDYQFRFESKHVPLLDSLRDYGSLDFWPGRQVVHAGQALMQRIFREFTYQSGSTTIHTTVEEVMQSREGVCQDFAHVMLGVLRSLGLSARYVSGYMLTEPPPGQPKLLGADASHAWVSLWCGPDVGWVDFDPTNNQLPDIRYVTVAVGRDYADVPPMRGVVHGGGEHTLKVAVTVF, encoded by the coding sequence ATGCCCTTCTCGGAAAGAAGAAAGGTGACCCATGTCACCGATTACGATTATCAACAGCCTGCGGAATGTTCGCAGCAAATTTGTATTTTGCAGCCGCAAGAAGGCGAAGGCATGGAAGCCGGGCCTTTGCGCAAGGGTCAAAGGCTGATTTCGCACACCTTGAAAATTCGCCCCAATCCGTCGACCGTACAAAGCAACACCGATGCATTCGGCAATGTCGTTCATCACTTCGAGATGAATTACCCACACGATCACCTCGAAGTGCACAGCGAAAGCGAAGTCGAGGTGAGCAGCTTTTTACACACGGGACCAATTGATGATTTGATCAGCCCAAGCTGGAATGAGTTGGTGGACCAGCTGCGCTACCAGGCTGGCCAAGCAATTTCCGACGATTACCAGTTCAGGTTTGAATCCAAGCATGTGCCCTTGCTCGATTCCCTGCGCGACTATGGCAGTCTTGATTTCTGGCCCGGACGCCAGGTGGTACACGCCGGGCAGGCCTTGATGCAGCGTATTTTTCGGGAATTCACCTACCAGAGTGGTTCCACCACCATCCACACCACTGTGGAAGAAGTGATGCAAAGCCGCGAGGGCGTTTGCCAGGATTTCGCACACGTGATGTTGGGTGTTCTGCGTTCATTGGGTTTGTCTGCACGCTATGTGAGTGGCTACATGCTGACGGAACCACCGCCCGGGCAACCCAAGCTGTTGGGTGCCGATGCCAGTCATGCCTGGGTTTCGCTTTGGTGTGGTCCTGATGTAGGGTGGGTAGACTTCGACCCGACCAACAACCAGTTGCCGGATATCCGGTATGTGACTGTGGCAGTTGGGCGAGACTACGCGGATGTGCCGCCGATGCGCGGAGTTGTGCATGGTGGTGGGGAACATACCTTGAAGGTGGCGGTGACGGTTTTTTAG